A part of Myxococcales bacterium genomic DNA contains:
- a CDS encoding NmrA family NAD(P)-binding protein, translating to MFVIAGVSGHVGSVVAKSLLAAGEKVKVLVRDAKKGEPWAEQGAQVATGSLDDSAFVAGALKGAEGFFTLLPPPPFTVPDFFAAQRATADALAAGVKGSGVPHVVLLSSVGADLAEGTGPIKGLHYFEGLLHAAGVQLSAIRAGYFQENVGMSVAPAKGAGIYPNFAPSADLAMPMIATKDIGALAAKLLVERPAKSENVDLHGPAYSANEVAAKLGAVLGKALNVVTIPQAGHLPALLEAGLPPTFAAAYAEMYAGFATGNVGPKGDRLVHGQTTLDEVLPSLVSLVS from the coding sequence ATGTTCGTCATCGCGGGTGTCTCGGGTCATGTCGGTTCGGTCGTCGCCAAGTCGCTGCTCGCGGCGGGCGAGAAGGTCAAAGTGCTCGTGCGCGACGCCAAGAAGGGCGAGCCGTGGGCAGAGCAGGGCGCCCAGGTCGCGACCGGCAGCCTCGACGACTCGGCGTTCGTCGCGGGCGCGCTGAAGGGCGCGGAGGGCTTCTTCACGCTCCTGCCGCCTCCTCCGTTCACGGTGCCGGACTTCTTCGCGGCGCAGCGCGCCACGGCCGATGCGCTCGCTGCCGGCGTGAAGGGGAGCGGGGTCCCCCATGTCGTCTTGCTCTCGTCGGTCGGCGCCGACCTGGCGGAGGGCACGGGCCCCATCAAGGGCCTGCACTACTTTGAGGGCCTGCTGCACGCCGCGGGCGTCCAGCTCTCCGCTATCCGCGCAGGCTACTTCCAGGAGAACGTCGGCATGTCGGTCGCCCCCGCGAAGGGCGCGGGCATCTACCCGAACTTCGCCCCCTCCGCGGACCTCGCGATGCCCATGATCGCGACGAAGGACATCGGCGCGCTCGCCGCGAAGCTGCTCGTGGAGCGGCCCGCGAAGTCGGAGAACGTCGACCTGCACGGCCCGGCGTACTCCGCGAACGAAGTCGCGGCGAAGCTGGGAGCGGTGCTCGGCAAGGCCCTCAACGTCGTCACCATTCCCCAGGCCGGTCACCTCCCGGCGCTCCTCGAGGCGGGCCTCCCGCCGACGTTCGCCGCCGCCTACGCCGAGATGTACGCGGGCTTCGCCACCGGCAACGTCGGCCCGAAGGGCGACCGACTCGTGCACGGCCAGACCACGCTCGACGAGGTGCTCCCTAGCCTCGTCAGCCTCGTCAGCTGA
- a CDS encoding (deoxy)nucleoside triphosphate pyrophosphohydrolase: protein MERTIRVVAAVIERGGSYLITQRRAAAVLPLLWEFPGGKVEEGETDGDALRREVMHRLGAEITCGKLISFVSHPYEHYSVDLFLYECHLLSDTLEARAVSDFKWVSSGEFDRYPFTPADEASMNKLLGVGG, encoded by the coding sequence GTGGAGCGCACGATCCGCGTCGTCGCTGCCGTGATTGAGCGCGGCGGCTCCTACCTCATCACGCAGCGCCGCGCAGCGGCGGTCCTCCCGCTGCTTTGGGAGTTTCCAGGGGGTAAGGTGGAGGAGGGCGAGACGGACGGCGACGCCCTGCGCCGCGAGGTGATGCACCGGCTCGGCGCCGAAATCACCTGCGGCAAGCTGATCTCGTTCGTAAGCCACCCGTACGAGCATTACTCGGTGGACCTGTTCCTTTACGAGTGCCACCTGCTCAGCGACACTCTCGAGGCGCGGGCCGTGAGCGACTTCAAGTGGGTCTCGAGCGGAGAGTTCGACCGCTACCCTTTCACGCCGGCCGACGAAGCCTCGATGAATAAGCTGCTCGGCGTCGGCGGATGA
- a CDS encoding MarR family transcriptional regulator has product MARGVTEGSACDPSDRASPDPRVLAARAELLEGVGRDIAASFPGITRLGGQIVAALYLAEGPMSMDELSELLGRAKSNIFANLRGLEAAGIVERRREAGARHDSFGLKGKYPDVVIGAYLTRLRSVVADKCALSRRARGLLGDAEGAEADRLRDRLDQLLTKYERFAVLCDELFPVVDGPVDLIAIIETIPAPVVAAVMKAARAARALSRKT; this is encoded by the coding sequence ATGGCGAGAGGCGTCACCGAGGGCTCCGCGTGCGACCCGAGCGACCGCGCGAGCCCCGATCCCCGGGTCCTCGCGGCGCGCGCCGAGCTGCTCGAGGGCGTAGGCCGCGACATCGCGGCGAGCTTCCCGGGCATCACGCGGCTGGGCGGGCAGATCGTCGCGGCGCTGTACCTAGCCGAGGGCCCCATGAGCATGGACGAGCTCTCGGAGCTGCTCGGGCGCGCGAAGAGCAACATCTTCGCGAACCTCCGCGGGCTCGAGGCCGCGGGCATCGTGGAGCGTCGGCGCGAGGCCGGCGCGCGGCACGACTCGTTCGGCCTCAAGGGCAAGTACCCCGACGTGGTGATCGGCGCCTACCTCACGCGGCTGCGCAGCGTCGTCGCCGACAAGTGCGCGCTCTCCCGGCGAGCGCGCGGGCTCCTGGGCGACGCCGAGGGCGCCGAGGCTGACCGCCTGCGCGACCGCCTCGATCAGCTGCTGACGAAGTACGAGCGCTTCGCGGTGCTGTGCGACGAGCTCTTCCCCGTGGTCGACGGACCGGTCGACCTCATCGCCATCATCGAGACCATCCCGGCGCCCGTGGTCGCGGCCGTCATGAAGGCGGCCCGCGCCGCACGAGCGCTCTCGCGCAAGACCTGA
- a CDS encoding DUF2330 domain-containing protein, translating into MNLRSVRRLARLAPLALGLALSAGATLATESTASACGGCFVPPEDATVVTDHRMILSVAQGQSTLYDQIRYQGLPQEFAWVLPISGEADVGLSADTLFSTIGGFTQTSIVAPPLNCPSPPSGCGGGDFESASADSRGADAAAGAPGVTVTKVENVGPYATVQLQSENAEALNQWLAENKFTVPADVKPVIAQYVKEHFNFLAMKLRPGANVQAMRPVRVTTKGPAVVLPLRMVAAGTGPVVGITLWVIGDGRYETTNFPSFTIKADELLWDWTKSESNYKALREERTAANKGRGWELESAFRLPIGQIRTGLTSRFGPPGGTGDYTEVPATPTTPAKTADQVREEDLAVLFNKRNDGDFFVTRMRSDLAHAALTEDLALQAAKDQALVSNIRQVTKELNEPLCPVYVGCEQTGTAPRSEAIRSSTNHCAAAPLAPRAEQGLAAAAVGFVGLAFARVVRRRRKQG; encoded by the coding sequence ATGAACCTGCGCTCCGTCCGTCGCCTCGCTCGCCTCGCTCCGCTCGCTCTCGGCCTCGCGCTCTCGGCCGGGGCCACGCTCGCCACCGAGTCCACGGCCTCCGCCTGTGGCGGGTGCTTCGTGCCCCCAGAGGACGCGACGGTCGTCACCGACCACCGGATGATCCTCTCGGTCGCGCAGGGGCAGAGCACGCTCTACGACCAGATCCGCTACCAGGGGCTCCCGCAGGAGTTCGCGTGGGTGCTCCCCATCTCGGGCGAGGCCGACGTCGGTCTCTCGGCCGACACGCTCTTCTCCACCATCGGTGGGTTCACGCAGACGAGCATCGTGGCACCTCCGCTGAACTGCCCGAGCCCGCCCTCGGGGTGCGGTGGCGGCGACTTCGAGAGCGCGTCCGCCGACTCGCGAGGCGCCGACGCGGCCGCTGGCGCGCCCGGCGTCACCGTGACCAAAGTCGAGAACGTGGGCCCCTACGCCACGGTGCAGCTGCAGTCGGAGAACGCCGAGGCGTTGAACCAGTGGCTCGCCGAGAACAAGTTCACCGTACCCGCCGACGTGAAGCCGGTGATCGCCCAGTATGTGAAGGAGCACTTCAACTTCCTCGCGATGAAGCTCCGCCCCGGCGCCAACGTGCAGGCGATGCGCCCGGTGCGCGTCACCACGAAGGGGCCGGCGGTCGTGCTGCCGCTCCGTATGGTAGCCGCGGGCACGGGCCCCGTGGTGGGCATCACGCTGTGGGTCATCGGCGACGGGCGCTACGAGACGACGAACTTCCCCTCGTTCACCATCAAGGCCGACGAGCTCCTGTGGGACTGGACCAAGAGCGAGAGCAACTACAAGGCGCTCCGCGAAGAGCGTACCGCAGCCAACAAGGGCCGCGGCTGGGAGCTCGAGAGCGCGTTCCGGCTCCCGATTGGCCAAATCCGCACCGGGCTCACCTCGCGCTTCGGTCCGCCGGGCGGGACGGGCGACTACACGGAGGTCCCCGCCACGCCGACCACACCGGCGAAGACGGCCGACCAAGTCCGCGAGGAGGACCTGGCCGTGCTCTTCAACAAGAGGAACGACGGAGACTTCTTCGTCACCCGCATGCGCTCCGACCTCGCGCACGCGGCCCTCACGGAGGACCTCGCGCTCCAGGCGGCGAAGGACCAAGCCCTCGTCTCGAACATCCGTCAGGTCACGAAGGAGCTGAACGAGCCGCTCTGCCCGGTGTACGTCGGCTGCGAGCAGACCGGCACCGCGCCCCGCAGCGAGGCGATTCGTAGCTCCACGAACCATTGCGCCGCCGCGCCGCTCGCGCCGCGCGCGGAGCAGGGGCTCGCCGCGGCCGCCGTCGGCTTCGTGGGGCTCGCCTTCGCGAGGGTCGTGCGCCGTCGCCGCAAGCAGGGCTGA
- a CDS encoding DUF4328 domain-containing protein: protein MNAPYGFSPAGGMSGQHGAQGAHNPYAAPHAARFPGFGPPQPTGPIAYRAHSGALKWVYLASLVGGIALMVLGGVAGGAGAEEVGVVLALLGGTLALFGRLVIALMWTYSAWAAIPADYRVTGSGKRVSPGEAVGFLFVPLYNLYWMFVVSGGLCDALDYLLRTSGSHRTAPKSLSLVSCIFQFVPYMNILVAPFLWFFYMLSFDSAAMALQTASASGGGAGPQGFGGGGYAPPAGGYGAPMGGYGGPPPGYGPPAY from the coding sequence ATGAACGCGCCTTATGGATTCTCTCCCGCTGGGGGCATGTCGGGTCAGCACGGGGCGCAGGGGGCGCACAACCCCTACGCGGCGCCTCACGCGGCTCGCTTCCCGGGCTTCGGTCCCCCGCAGCCGACGGGACCGATCGCGTACCGCGCCCACAGCGGCGCGCTCAAGTGGGTCTACCTCGCCTCGCTGGTCGGCGGCATCGCGCTCATGGTGCTCGGCGGCGTGGCCGGCGGCGCCGGCGCGGAGGAGGTCGGCGTCGTCCTCGCCCTGCTCGGCGGTACGCTGGCGCTGTTCGGGCGCCTCGTCATCGCCCTCATGTGGACCTACTCGGCGTGGGCCGCGATCCCGGCCGACTACCGCGTCACGGGCTCGGGCAAGCGCGTGAGCCCAGGAGAGGCCGTCGGATTTCTGTTCGTCCCGCTCTACAACCTCTACTGGATGTTCGTGGTGAGCGGCGGCCTGTGCGACGCGCTCGACTACCTGCTGCGCACCTCGGGGAGCCACCGCACGGCGCCGAAGAGCCTGTCGCTCGTGTCGTGCATCTTCCAGTTCGTGCCGTACATGAACATCTTGGTCGCGCCCTTCCTGTGGTTCTTCTACATGCTGTCGTTCGACAGCGCGGCGATGGCCCTCCAGACCGCGTCGGCGTCGGGCGGCGGCGCGGGGCCCCAGGGCTTCGGCGGGGGCGGCTACGCGCCTCCTGCGGGCGGCTACGGCGCGCCCATGGGGGGCTACGGCGGCCCGCCACCCGGCTACGGCCCGCCCGCCTACTGA
- the gcvP gene encoding aminomethyl-transferring glycine dehydrogenase — protein sequence MSVRLSHPDTFVRRHLGPSPAEQQKMLDALGLPTLTALTSEIVPASIRSPKPLTVVEALSERAMLGELAALGRENVIAKSWLGMGYSGCITPPVILRNIVQNPGWYTQYTPYQAEIAQGRLEALLNFQTLVMDLTALEIANASLLDEGTAAAEAMALAHAFKGTPERQTFFVSSECHPQTLEVVKTRAEPLGIRVHVGDHRAVDLAALGAFGALVQYPGTHGEVFDYRAFGEAAHAAGALFVVAADLLALALLVPPGELGADVAVGSSQRFGVPLGYGGPHAAFFATKNEFVRKLPGRIIGVSQDAHGKPALRMALQTREQHIRREKATSNICTAQALLAVVASMYAVYHGPEGIRGIAESVHGAACTLAHGLRKAGLTVETGVFFDTIVARLDAARATAVFSAAAAEGVNLRRVGADGLAIAFDETTTEADIAQVLRLFGAPADVRALADEASSSLPKNLRRTSAYLTHPVFSAHHSETEMLRYMRKLESRDLSLAHSMIPLGSCTMKLNATAEMMPITEPCWNALHPFAPLDQAKGYAKVFADLERWLSEVTGFAGVSLQPNAGSQGEFAGLLAIQKYHESRHQGHRKVCLIPQSAHGTNPASAVLAGLEVVVVACDPEGNVDVDDLVKKADAHKESLAALMVTYPSTHGVFEERIREICAIVHERGGQVYMDGANMNAQVGLTSPGEIGADVCHLNLHKTFCIPHGGGGPGVGPIGVAAHLVPFLPRRPIFDADGAGTVGPVSSAPWGSASILLISWAYIRMMGGAGLTVATQVAMLNANYIATRLSPHFPLVYKGRNGRIAHECILDMRGFKKSAGIEVDDIAKRLMDYGFHAPTMSFPVPGTLMIEPTESESLAELDHFCEAMIGIREEIRAIEDGRLPKDDNPLKHAPHTIESISTATWDHPYSRELAAFPTPWTRERKFFPAVARLNNALGDRKLVCSCPPMEAYV from the coding sequence ATGTCCGTTCGACTGAGCCACCCCGACACCTTCGTTCGTCGTCACCTCGGCCCGAGCCCCGCGGAGCAGCAGAAGATGCTCGACGCGCTCGGCCTGCCCACGCTCACCGCGCTCACGAGCGAGATCGTGCCCGCCAGCATCCGCTCGCCGAAGCCGCTGACCGTGGTGGAGGCGCTCTCGGAGCGGGCCATGCTGGGCGAGCTCGCGGCGCTCGGCCGCGAGAACGTCATCGCGAAGAGCTGGCTCGGCATGGGCTATTCGGGGTGCATCACGCCGCCCGTCATCCTGCGCAACATCGTGCAGAACCCCGGCTGGTACACGCAATACACGCCCTATCAGGCGGAGATCGCGCAGGGGCGCCTCGAAGCGCTGCTGAACTTCCAGACCCTCGTGATGGACCTCACGGCCCTCGAGATCGCGAACGCGTCGCTCCTCGACGAGGGCACGGCCGCGGCCGAGGCGATGGCGCTCGCGCACGCCTTCAAGGGCACCCCGGAGCGTCAGACCTTCTTCGTGTCGAGCGAGTGCCACCCGCAGACCCTCGAGGTCGTGAAGACCCGCGCGGAGCCGCTCGGCATTCGCGTCCACGTCGGCGATCACCGCGCCGTCGACCTCGCGGCGCTCGGCGCGTTCGGCGCGCTCGTTCAGTATCCCGGCACGCACGGAGAGGTGTTCGACTACCGCGCGTTCGGAGAGGCGGCGCACGCCGCGGGCGCGCTCTTCGTCGTCGCGGCCGACCTGCTCGCGCTCGCCCTCCTCGTGCCGCCGGGCGAGCTCGGCGCCGACGTGGCCGTAGGCAGCTCACAGCGCTTCGGCGTGCCGCTCGGGTACGGCGGGCCCCACGCGGCGTTCTTCGCTACGAAGAACGAGTTCGTGCGCAAGCTCCCCGGGCGCATCATCGGCGTCTCTCAAGACGCCCACGGCAAGCCCGCGCTCCGCATGGCGCTGCAGACCCGCGAGCAGCACATCCGGCGCGAGAAGGCGACGAGCAACATCTGCACGGCGCAGGCGCTGCTCGCCGTGGTCGCGAGCATGTACGCCGTCTACCACGGCCCTGAAGGCATCCGAGGCATCGCCGAGAGCGTCCACGGGGCGGCCTGCACCTTGGCCCACGGCCTGCGCAAGGCCGGCCTCACCGTCGAGACCGGCGTCTTCTTCGACACGATCGTCGCCCGCCTCGACGCGGCGCGCGCGACCGCGGTGTTCTCTGCCGCCGCGGCCGAGGGCGTGAACCTACGCCGCGTCGGGGCCGACGGCCTCGCCATCGCGTTCGACGAGACCACGACCGAGGCCGACATCGCCCAGGTGCTCCGCCTCTTCGGCGCCCCGGCCGACGTGCGCGCCCTCGCCGACGAGGCCAGCTCGTCGCTCCCGAAGAACCTCCGCCGTACGAGCGCGTACCTCACCCACCCAGTGTTCTCGGCGCACCACTCCGAGACCGAGATGCTGCGCTACATGCGCAAGCTCGAGAGCCGTGATTTGTCGCTCGCCCACTCGATGATCCCGCTCGGCTCGTGCACGATGAAGCTCAACGCTACGGCCGAGATGATGCCGATCACCGAGCCGTGCTGGAACGCGCTCCACCCGTTCGCGCCGCTCGACCAGGCGAAGGGGTACGCCAAGGTGTTCGCGGACCTCGAGCGCTGGCTCTCCGAGGTCACGGGCTTCGCCGGCGTGTCGCTCCAGCCCAACGCCGGCTCGCAAGGCGAGTTCGCTGGCCTCCTGGCCATTCAGAAATACCACGAGAGTCGCCACCAGGGTCACCGCAAGGTCTGCCTCATCCCGCAGTCGGCGCACGGCACGAACCCCGCCTCGGCGGTGCTCGCTGGCCTCGAGGTCGTGGTCGTCGCGTGCGACCCCGAGGGCAACGTCGACGTCGACGATCTCGTGAAGAAGGCCGACGCCCACAAGGAGTCGCTCGCCGCGCTCATGGTCACTTACCCGTCGACGCACGGCGTGTTCGAGGAGCGCATTCGCGAGATCTGCGCGATCGTCCACGAGCGCGGCGGACAGGTGTACATGGACGGCGCCAACATGAACGCGCAGGTGGGCCTCACGAGCCCCGGCGAGATCGGCGCCGACGTGTGCCACCTGAACCTCCACAAGACCTTCTGCATCCCCCACGGCGGCGGCGGACCGGGGGTTGGGCCCATCGGCGTGGCCGCGCACCTCGTGCCGTTCCTCCCGCGGCGACCAATCTTCGACGCCGACGGGGCGGGCACGGTGGGGCCCGTGTCTTCCGCGCCCTGGGGCTCGGCGAGCATCCTGCTCATCTCCTGGGCGTATATCCGCATGATGGGCGGCGCGGGGCTCACCGTGGCGACCCAGGTGGCGATGCTCAACGCCAACTACATCGCGACGCGGCTCTCACCCCACTTCCCGCTCGTGTACAAGGGCCGCAACGGCCGCATCGCGCACGAGTGCATCCTCGACATGCGCGGGTTCAAGAAGTCGGCGGGGATCGAGGTCGACGACATCGCCAAGCGCCTCATGGACTACGGCTTTCACGCGCCCACGATGTCGTTCCCCGTCCCCGGCACGCTGATGATCGAGCCCACCGAGAGCGAGTCGCTCGCCGAGCTCGATCACTTCTGCGAGGCCATGATTGGCATTCGCGAGGAGATCCGCGCCATCGAGGACGGCCGCCTCCCCAAAGACGACAACCCCCTGAAGCACGCCCCGCACACCATCGAGTCGATCTCCACGGCGACGTGGGATCACCCGTACTCGCGCGAGCTCGCCGCGTTCCCCACCCCGTGGACGCGCGAGCGGAAGTTCTTCCCCGCGGTGGCGCGCCTCAACAACGCCCTCGGCGACCGGAAGCTCGTGTGCTCGTGCCCCCCCATGGAGGCGTACGTCTAG
- a CDS encoding uracil-DNA glycosylase, with amino-acid sequence MIGPVVHGAAVVTPVVLVGQAPGPREGGFGRPFAWTAGKTLFKWFHSALGVDEARVRERVYIAAVARCFPGKAKGGGDRKPDPTEIAACERYLAGEIAILKPRLLLPVGGLAITQALGEVNKLADVVGQVHRRVVHGVECDVVPLPHPSGASTWHRTEPGKTLLGEALALLAAHPAVRDAFA; translated from the coding sequence ATGATCGGGCCCGTCGTCCACGGCGCCGCCGTGGTCACCCCCGTGGTGCTCGTGGGGCAGGCCCCGGGGCCGCGCGAGGGAGGCTTCGGCCGGCCCTTCGCGTGGACCGCCGGCAAGACCCTGTTCAAGTGGTTCCACAGCGCGCTCGGGGTCGACGAGGCACGCGTGCGCGAACGCGTGTATATTGCAGCCGTTGCCCGCTGCTTCCCCGGCAAGGCGAAGGGGGGCGGCGATCGCAAGCCCGACCCTACGGAGATCGCGGCCTGCGAGCGCTACCTCGCGGGAGAGATCGCCATCCTGAAGCCGCGGCTCTTGCTGCCCGTGGGCGGCCTGGCGATCACGCAGGCGCTCGGCGAGGTGAACAAGCTCGCGGACGTGGTGGGCCAGGTCCACCGGCGCGTGGTGCACGGCGTGGAGTGCGACGTGGTGCCGCTGCCGCACCCCAGCGGCGCGTCCACCTGGCACCGCACCGAGCCGGGGAAGACCCTGCTCGGCGAGGCGCTGGCTCTCCTCGCCGCGCACCCCGCCGTGCGCGACGCGTTCGCCTGA
- a CDS encoding FHA domain-containing protein has protein sequence MITCQKCAKENQEHYKFCLGCGAELPRDPAPRPFTANTPPHGVAAQPPAPVYQPPPQPAYQAPPQPAYQPPQPVYQPPPQPAYQAVPQPTYQPQPVPNYAAAAYAAPAPAPAAPAAPALSPCPQCAHPNGPNNLFCGSCGFRLTKSPSRSSLPVAAPPAAPAPGFVLTALRADGSEAGSFTLPTEPQVFIGRETGHIFASDSYLSPRHASFTRAGSSLIVRDEGSLNGVYRKLARDTPIGLRHGDVFRIGQEIIRFEPIQDEPPSPDGVERLGSPAKGYVGRISLIIGRQTTGNSFPVPEVGMHLGRERGDVLFPEDGYVSGLHCRLAWENGALSLTDLGSSNGTFVRLREETEVQVGDVLLMGQQLFRLSL, from the coding sequence GTGATCACGTGCCAGAAGTGCGCCAAGGAAAACCAGGAACACTACAAGTTCTGCCTCGGCTGCGGGGCCGAGCTGCCCCGCGACCCGGCGCCGCGGCCGTTCACCGCGAACACCCCGCCCCACGGCGTGGCCGCGCAGCCCCCGGCCCCTGTGTACCAGCCGCCGCCGCAGCCCGCGTACCAAGCGCCGCCGCAGCCTGCGTACCAGCCGCCGCAGCCCGTGTACCAGCCACCGCCGCAGCCCGCGTACCAAGCGGTCCCGCAGCCGACCTACCAGCCCCAGCCGGTGCCGAACTACGCCGCGGCCGCATACGCCGCGCCCGCGCCCGCGCCGGCGGCCCCGGCCGCGCCCGCGCTGAGCCCGTGTCCGCAGTGCGCCCACCCGAACGGCCCGAACAACCTCTTCTGCGGGTCGTGTGGTTTCCGGCTCACGAAGTCGCCTAGCCGCTCGTCGCTCCCCGTCGCCGCGCCGCCGGCCGCGCCCGCTCCCGGCTTCGTGCTGACAGCGCTCCGGGCCGACGGCTCGGAGGCCGGGTCGTTCACGCTCCCGACGGAGCCGCAGGTGTTCATCGGCCGCGAGACCGGCCACATCTTCGCCTCCGACAGCTACCTCTCGCCGCGCCACGCGAGCTTCACGCGCGCGGGCTCGTCCCTCATCGTGCGCGACGAGGGCTCGCTGAACGGGGTCTACCGCAAGCTCGCGCGCGACACGCCGATCGGCCTTCGCCACGGCGACGTGTTCCGCATCGGCCAGGAGATCATCCGCTTCGAGCCGATCCAAGACGAGCCCCCGTCGCCCGACGGCGTCGAGCGCCTCGGTTCGCCCGCCAAGGGCTACGTCGGCCGCATCTCGCTCATCATCGGCCGGCAGACCACGGGCAACTCGTTCCCGGTGCCGGAGGTCGGCATGCACCTCGGCCGCGAGCGCGGCGACGTGCTCTTCCCCGAGGACGGCTACGTGTCGGGCCTCCACTGCCGGCTGGCCTGGGAGAACGGCGCGCTCTCGCTCACCGATCTGGGCAGCTCGAACGGCACGTTCGTTCGCCTTCGCGAGGAGACCGAGGTCCAGGTGGGCGACGTGCTGCTCATGGGCCAGCAGCTGTTCCGCCTGAGCCTCTAA
- the glyQ gene encoding glycine--tRNA ligase subunit alpha, translating to MYFQELVLTLQDFWTKRGCTLVQGYNSEVGAGTFNPNTFLRSLGPEPWAVAFCEPSRRPTDGRYGDNPNRLQQFHQFQVILKPAPIDIQDLYVESLLALGTKPEEHDVRFVEDDWESPTLGAWGLGWQVWLDGLEISQFTYFQQVGGVDCRPVSGELTYGLERICMYLQDVDSVYDLAYAPGVSYGELAKRAEWEWSTYNFEEADTAAHFAAFDHFEREAKRLLARDADPLKKLVLPAYDFVAKAAHQFNVLDARGAIGVTERARFIGRVRGLAKGVAEAYLAQREALGFPLLARAAATAGAAE from the coding sequence ATGTACTTCCAAGAGCTCGTCCTCACGCTCCAAGACTTCTGGACCAAGCGCGGCTGCACGCTCGTGCAGGGCTACAACTCCGAGGTGGGCGCGGGCACGTTCAACCCGAACACGTTCCTCCGCTCGCTCGGCCCCGAGCCGTGGGCCGTGGCGTTCTGCGAGCCGTCGCGCCGCCCCACCGACGGGCGCTACGGCGACAACCCGAACCGGCTCCAGCAGTTTCACCAGTTCCAGGTGATCCTGAAGCCGGCGCCGATCGACATCCAAGATCTGTACGTGGAGTCGCTCCTGGCGCTCGGCACCAAGCCGGAGGAGCACGACGTGCGCTTCGTCGAGGACGACTGGGAGTCGCCCACCCTCGGCGCGTGGGGGCTCGGCTGGCAGGTGTGGCTCGATGGCCTAGAAATCAGCCAGTTTACGTATTTCCAGCAGGTGGGAGGCGTCGACTGTCGTCCGGTCTCGGGCGAGCTCACGTACGGCCTCGAGCGAATCTGCATGTACCTTCAAGACGTCGACTCGGTGTACGACCTCGCCTATGCGCCCGGCGTCAGCTACGGCGAGCTCGCGAAGCGCGCCGAGTGGGAGTGGAGCACCTACAACTTCGAAGAGGCCGACACCGCGGCCCACTTCGCGGCCTTCGACCACTTCGAGCGCGAGGCCAAGCGGCTGCTCGCGCGGGACGCCGATCCCCTGAAGAAGCTCGTGCTGCCCGCCTACGACTTCGTCGCGAAGGCCGCCCACCAGTTCAACGTGCTCGACGCGCGCGGCGCCATAGGGGTCACCGAGCGCGCGCGCTTCATCGGCCGGGTGCGCGGCCTCGCGAAGGGCGTGGCCGAGGCGTACTTGGCGCAGCGCGAGGCCCTCGGCTTCCCGCTGCTCGCGAGGGCCGCCGCGACCGCAGGCGCCGCCGAGTGA
- a CDS encoding class I SAM-dependent methyltransferase → MSKSPHKSLLPAEIAAYAAAMSRETEVQRALREETAKHPLARMQISADQGAFLGMLVRLLGATRCLEVGTFMGYSALAVALALPDHGRLVACDRSDEWTQVARRAWADAGVAHKVDLRLGPAEATLRALVDTARDGLDLVFVDADKSAYDTYYELSLSLLRPGGVVAFDNVLWSGAVTRPSSDADTEALRALNAKLFADARVDTSFLTLGDGLLLARKR, encoded by the coding sequence ATGTCCAAGAGCCCTCACAAATCGCTGCTCCCCGCCGAGATCGCCGCCTACGCCGCGGCCATGAGCCGCGAGACCGAGGTGCAGCGCGCGCTCCGCGAGGAGACCGCGAAGCACCCCCTCGCCCGCATGCAAATCAGCGCCGATCAGGGCGCGTTCCTCGGAATGCTCGTGCGCCTGCTGGGCGCCACGCGGTGCCTCGAGGTGGGCACGTTCATGGGCTACAGCGCGCTCGCGGTCGCCCTCGCCCTCCCCGACCACGGTCGGCTGGTCGCCTGCGATCGCAGCGACGAGTGGACCCAGGTGGCGCGACGCGCCTGGGCGGACGCAGGCGTCGCCCACAAGGTCGACCTCCGCCTCGGGCCCGCCGAGGCCACGCTGCGCGCGCTCGTCGACACGGCACGCGACGGCCTCGACCTCGTGTTCGTCGACGCCGACAAGAGCGCCTACGACACCTACTACGAGCTCTCGCTCTCGCTCTTGCGACCCGGAGGCGTGGTCGCGTTCGACAACGTGCTCTGGAGCGGCGCGGTCACCCGCCCATCGAGCGACGCCGACACCGAGGCCCTCCGCGCGCTGAACGCGAAGCTCTTCGCCGACGCGCGCGTGGACACGTCGTTCCTCACGCTCGGCGACGGGCTCCTGCTCGCGCGCAAGCGCTGA